Proteins encoded together in one Candidatus Binataceae bacterium window:
- a CDS encoding ribonuclease HII, protein MSGHPTLRYERKLWREGVRVVAGVDEAGVGPMAGPVVAAAVIFEQEIFIRGVNDSKQLPPERREALFPRIKEKALAVGVGIATPGEIDQLNIFWATMAASARALQALTLSPDHVLVDGRRIPELKLPQTRIVGGDRKSFCIAAASIIAKVTRDRMMLEYDALYPEYGFARHKGYCTAEHFAALDRVGPSAIHRRSFAPVWTAAQRKLF, encoded by the coding sequence ATGAGCGGGCATCCGACACTGCGTTACGAACGCAAGCTCTGGCGTGAGGGCGTGCGCGTCGTTGCCGGAGTGGACGAAGCCGGCGTCGGTCCGATGGCCGGACCGGTGGTGGCCGCGGCGGTGATCTTCGAGCAGGAAATTTTCATTCGCGGCGTGAACGACTCGAAGCAGTTACCGCCCGAGCGGCGCGAGGCGCTCTTTCCGCGTATCAAGGAAAAAGCGCTCGCGGTCGGCGTAGGAATCGCCACGCCGGGCGAGATCGATCAGCTCAACATCTTCTGGGCGACGATGGCGGCGAGCGCGCGCGCCTTGCAGGCTCTGACGCTGTCGCCCGATCACGTGCTGGTCGATGGCCGCCGTATCCCCGAACTCAAGCTGCCACAGACCCGAATCGTCGGCGGCGACCGCAAGAGCTTCTGTATCGCCGCGGCCTCGATTATCGCCAAGGTCACGCGCGACCGCATGATGCTCGAGTACGACGCGCTGTATCCTGAGTACGGCTTCGCGCGGCATAAGGGCTACTGCACCGCGGAGCATTTCGCAGCGCTCGACCGGGTTGGCCCAAGTGCGATCCATCGGCGTTCCTTCGCGCCGGTCTGGACGGCCGCGCAGCGCAAATTGTTCTAG
- a CDS encoding peptidyl-alpha-hydroxyglycine alpha-amidating lyase family protein, with protein sequence MALQTGVGDYHYEIVENWARMPAGPNGWNYDIAGVGIDRKERVYLFNRGDTPIIIVDRDGKFLHSWGDKKTFPNAHAVTMGLDDTIWLTDTFDHTVRKCTLEGEILMTIGTPGKPAPAMSGLPFYQCTHVAIHPNTGELFISDGYGNAKVHKYTPDGRLIYSWGEPGNEPGQFSLPHNICTDRDGYVYVADRHNHRVQVFTPHGKLEAIWTGMALPCGMCIDTASPEQLCYIGELSSAWWGGIGPAGFWPIWNGARTMGPRVSIWSLDGRLLAKLCDNGQGEEPDQLTAPHGICVDREGNIYVAEVSWSIAKMFNQGQASDRPIRNAVKLKRLRRTNRGHHQA encoded by the coding sequence ATGGCGCTACAGACCGGCGTGGGCGATTACCATTACGAAATCGTCGAGAATTGGGCGCGGATGCCCGCCGGCCCCAACGGCTGGAACTACGACATCGCCGGCGTCGGCATCGACCGCAAGGAGCGGGTCTATCTTTTCAATCGCGGCGATACGCCAATCATCATCGTCGATCGCGACGGCAAATTTCTCCATAGCTGGGGCGACAAGAAAACCTTTCCCAACGCTCACGCCGTCACGATGGGTCTTGACGACACCATCTGGCTGACCGACACCTTCGATCACACGGTGCGCAAGTGTACGCTCGAGGGCGAAATCCTGATGACGATCGGCACGCCCGGCAAGCCCGCGCCTGCGATGAGCGGGCTGCCCTTCTATCAATGCACTCACGTCGCGATTCATCCGAATACCGGCGAACTCTTCATCTCCGACGGCTACGGCAACGCCAAAGTGCACAAATACACTCCCGACGGCCGCTTGATCTATTCGTGGGGCGAGCCCGGCAACGAGCCCGGTCAATTCAGTCTGCCGCACAATATCTGTACCGACCGCGACGGCTACGTGTACGTCGCCGATCGGCACAACCATCGCGTTCAGGTCTTTACGCCGCACGGCAAGCTCGAGGCGATCTGGACCGGGATGGCGTTGCCGTGCGGCATGTGTATCGACACCGCGAGCCCGGAACAGTTGTGCTACATCGGCGAGCTGAGTTCAGCGTGGTGGGGCGGGATCGGTCCGGCCGGCTTCTGGCCGATCTGGAACGGCGCGCGCACGATGGGGCCGCGGGTCAGCATCTGGAGCCTCGACGGCCGCCTGCTCGCCAAGCTCTGCGACAACGGGCAGGGGGAAGAGCCCGATCAGCTCACCGCGCCGCACGGCATCTGCGTCGATCGCGAGGGCAATATCTACGTCGCTGAAGTCTCGTGGTCGATCGCGAAAATGTTCAATCAGGGCCAGGCGTCCGACCGTCCGATCAGAAACGCGGTCAAGCTCAAACGGCTGCGGCGCACGAATCGCGGGCACCACCAAGCGTGA
- a CDS encoding choice-of-anchor D domain-containing protein produces MNSIAVDAGDTVFTGGGGARITDDMLAVLTSSGAIAPYGTYYVFGVTPIALSEPRPSAINLTPASLIFSQNVGTQSAAQTVTISNFGGSQLNLSNIAAPGPFAETNNCPSQLIAGANCTVSVTFTPTVTGPANESLTVYDDSGNAGIVQTATLTGTGTAPAASLSPTSLSFSGQVVGTTSGAKSVTLKNTGTGPSQVTSLSASAPFSAANNCSGSLAPASSCTIQVSFTPGIVGSASGKLTITDNGGTQTVSLTGNGIAPVTLSSTTLNFGRVKVGTTSSAKAVALTNNRSAALAFSGIVVSTRFAIARTLVARTSPPRRDAQSG; encoded by the coding sequence TTGAACAGCATCGCGGTCGACGCCGGCGACACCGTCTTCACCGGCGGAGGCGGCGCAAGAATCACCGATGACATGCTCGCGGTGCTAACCTCCTCGGGGGCCATCGCCCCGTATGGGACCTATTATGTGTTTGGCGTAACGCCGATTGCTCTATCTGAGCCGCGGCCATCTGCCATCAATCTGACGCCGGCCAGCTTGATTTTCTCTCAGAACGTCGGAACCCAAAGCGCCGCTCAGACCGTCACGATCTCTAACTTCGGCGGCAGCCAATTGAATCTGTCCAACATTGCGGCGCCAGGCCCATTCGCTGAAACCAATAATTGCCCGAGCCAATTGATTGCAGGAGCAAACTGCACGGTTTCGGTGACCTTCACGCCGACTGTGACGGGTCCTGCGAATGAATCGCTGACCGTCTACGACGACTCCGGCAATGCCGGCATCGTGCAAACTGCGACTCTCACGGGAACCGGGACAGCTCCCGCCGCTTCGCTTTCACCCACCTCCTTGTCTTTCTCCGGCCAAGTCGTGGGCACGACGAGCGGGGCCAAGAGCGTCACGTTGAAAAACACTGGCACAGGCCCGTCGCAGGTCACGAGTCTGAGCGCGAGCGCACCCTTTAGTGCAGCGAATAACTGCAGCGGAAGCCTCGCACCCGCTTCGTCCTGCACCATTCAGGTCTCGTTCACACCCGGCATCGTGGGCTCGGCGTCCGGCAAGCTCACGATTACCGATAATGGGGGCACACAAACCGTGTCGCTGACGGGCAACGGTATCGCGCCGGTCACGCTCTCAAGCACTACGTTGAATTTCGGGCGAGTGAAGGTTGGCACGACCAGTTCAGCCAAGGCGGTCGCCCTGACGAATAACCGAAGTGCGGCGCTGGCCTTTTCCGGCATCGTGGTCAGCACCCGCTTCGCGATCGCAAGAACACTTGTGGCACGAACATCGCCGCCAAGGCGAGATGCACAGTCGGGGTGA
- a CDS encoding PH domain-containing protein, producing MRCAQCGTEAVTGAAFCSRCGTRLQAPRPDAVREYALSRILPSWWHFAREIVIALAILGSGVYLLVARAGSPRGGLVLIALAVVVFAMIALARRQISWSLTSDRLIERRGLLASRRREMELADVRSIEVDRSVIQRLLGLGNIMIASAASAEFLIRLTDIPDPEQVAEILRRARLKRLA from the coding sequence ATGCGATGCGCACAATGCGGGACTGAAGCCGTCACCGGTGCGGCCTTTTGTTCGCGCTGCGGGACGCGGCTCCAGGCGCCGCGTCCCGACGCCGTGCGCGAGTATGCACTCAGCCGGATTTTGCCGTCGTGGTGGCATTTCGCGCGCGAGATTGTAATCGCGCTCGCGATACTCGGTAGCGGCGTTTATCTGCTCGTAGCGCGTGCGGGCAGCCCGCGCGGCGGCCTCGTGCTGATCGCGCTCGCGGTCGTGGTCTTCGCGATGATTGCGCTGGCGCGGCGGCAAATCAGTTGGAGCCTGACCTCCGATCGCCTGATCGAGCGGCGCGGGTTGTTGGCGAGCCGGCGCCGCGAGATGGAGCTCGCCGACGTGCGCTCGATCGAAGTCGATCGCTCGGTGATACAACGACTCCTCGGGCTCGGTAACATAATGATAGCGTCGGCCGCGAGCGCGGAGTTTCTCATCCGCCTGACCGACATCCCCGACCCTGAGCAGGTCGCGGAGATCCTCCGCCGCGCGCGCTTGAAGCGCCTCGCCTGA
- a CDS encoding type ISP restriction/modification enzyme — translation MAHDPLENYLRELRDLRRSGSAVPETSYYPALAALLDAVGATLKPKVRCIVHPSHGAGIPDIGLFTPDQFQKASADEPLPGTKPARGVVEAKPAGGDVLLTADGAQVSKYWKAYRQVLVTNYHDFLLVGADADGQPVKLEHYRLAPSEAAFWTAASHPRALAAEHGDAFVDFLKRVMLHAAALAAPKDAAWFMASYAREALRRVEKKREAPALSAIRSALEEALGIEFEGKKGEHFFRSTLVQTLFYGVFSAWVLWTREHPPADRKARFDWRTAGYYLRVPVLAELFHQASNPASLAGLELPEVLDWTGTVLNRIDRAVFFTAFEEHHAVQYFYEPFLEAYDPELRKQLGVWYTPREVVRYMVARVDQVLREELGLTDGLAAPNVFVLDPCCGTGSYLIEVLGWIADTLREKGGDALTAQEVKRAAMERVFGFEILPAPFVVTHLQIGLMLQALDAPFAAKERAGVYLTNALTGWEPPDGSKPQMLLAFPELLQERDAAERVKQAKPILVILGNPPYNGFAGLAVDEERDLSQAYRTAKRAPQPQGQGLNDLYVRFYRMAERKIVEKTGKGIVCFISNYSWLDGLSFTGMRERYLERFDQISIDCLNGDKYKTGKLTPEGESDPSIFSTEFNREGIQVGTAIALLTRREKSHGAQSVSFRNLWGKEKRAQLLDEADNNLTANYEGLHPALGLGLSFQPGAIETNYLAWPLLPELFPVSFPGVKTSRDDVVVDIDKERLIERMMQYFDPKLDDADIRAIMPTAMTSTARFDAKKTRRYLTQRGFMPEKIVRFCYRPFDYRWLYWEPETKLLDEKRSEYFPNIFDGNIFLFTTGRTRKDLAEPGLSLRTLNDLNCMDSGARGFALYLKESDRSLLSADAPKPNLSESAMQCLASANANETTLFYHCASVLASSFYRRDNLASLRSNWPRIPLPASKDALARSAILGRALAGLLDPENSVEGVTVGKLRPELGIVAAISREGGGSLNPDVGDLDVTAGWGHRGKGGAVMPGKGKFIERDYTTKEREALAAGASALGLSNEQIIELLGDHTMDVYLNTFAFWRNIPIRVWEYTIGGYQVIKKWLSYRERQILGRALKMDEARAVTDIARRVAALLLMEPELDANYDLVKKDLYPWPAPARKAEASAPTPEIKSLPS, via the coding sequence ATGGCGCACGACCCCCTGGAAAACTACCTTCGCGAACTTCGCGACCTCCGCCGGTCCGGGTCTGCTGTTCCCGAGACTTCCTATTATCCGGCGCTCGCCGCGCTATTGGACGCCGTCGGGGCAACTCTAAAACCCAAGGTGCGATGTATCGTTCACCCGAGCCATGGCGCCGGCATTCCCGATATCGGTCTTTTTACACCCGATCAATTCCAGAAGGCCTCGGCGGACGAACCTTTACCGGGGACGAAGCCGGCGCGTGGCGTGGTCGAGGCGAAGCCGGCGGGCGGCGACGTCTTGCTCACGGCAGACGGCGCGCAAGTATCGAAATACTGGAAGGCGTACCGCCAGGTTCTCGTCACGAATTACCATGACTTCCTGCTCGTCGGCGCCGACGCCGACGGGCAGCCCGTCAAGCTCGAACACTATCGCCTCGCCCCGAGCGAGGCGGCCTTTTGGACGGCGGCGAGCCACCCGCGCGCGCTCGCGGCGGAGCACGGCGATGCTTTCGTCGATTTCCTCAAGCGGGTGATGCTTCACGCCGCGGCTTTGGCGGCGCCCAAGGATGCGGCCTGGTTCATGGCCTCCTATGCCCGCGAGGCGCTGAGACGCGTCGAGAAGAAGCGTGAGGCGCCGGCGCTGTCAGCCATCCGCAGCGCGCTGGAAGAGGCGCTCGGGATCGAATTCGAAGGCAAAAAGGGCGAGCATTTTTTTCGCTCGACGCTGGTGCAGACGCTCTTCTACGGCGTCTTTTCCGCATGGGTGCTCTGGACGCGCGAGCATCCGCCGGCGGATCGTAAAGCGCGCTTTGACTGGCGCACCGCGGGCTACTATCTGCGCGTTCCCGTGCTGGCGGAATTGTTTCATCAGGCGAGCAATCCGGCGTCGCTGGCCGGGCTCGAATTGCCCGAGGTGCTCGACTGGACGGGAACTGTTCTCAACCGAATTGATCGCGCCGTATTTTTTACCGCCTTCGAGGAGCATCACGCCGTACAATACTTTTACGAGCCGTTTCTCGAAGCTTACGACCCGGAACTCCGCAAGCAGCTTGGCGTCTGGTACACGCCGCGCGAAGTCGTGCGCTACATGGTCGCGCGCGTCGATCAGGTGCTGCGCGAGGAGCTAGGTCTTACCGACGGTCTCGCCGCCCCGAATGTCTTTGTCCTCGATCCGTGTTGCGGCACCGGCTCCTACCTAATCGAGGTCCTCGGTTGGATAGCGGACACTCTTCGCGAGAAGGGCGGTGATGCGCTCACGGCGCAGGAGGTCAAGCGCGCCGCGATGGAGCGCGTGTTCGGCTTCGAGATCTTACCTGCGCCGTTTGTCGTTACGCATTTACAAATTGGGCTGATGCTCCAGGCCCTCGACGCGCCTTTCGCGGCGAAGGAGCGGGCCGGCGTTTACCTGACCAACGCGTTGACCGGATGGGAGCCGCCCGACGGCTCCAAGCCGCAGATGCTGCTGGCGTTCCCCGAGCTACTGCAGGAGCGCGACGCCGCCGAACGGGTCAAGCAGGCCAAGCCGATCCTCGTGATATTGGGAAATCCGCCGTACAACGGATTTGCCGGACTCGCGGTCGATGAAGAACGCGATTTGTCGCAGGCCTATCGAACTGCCAAGCGCGCGCCGCAGCCGCAGGGACAGGGTTTGAACGATCTGTATGTTCGCTTCTATCGCATGGCCGAGCGGAAAATCGTCGAGAAGACCGGCAAGGGAATCGTCTGCTTCATCTCGAACTATTCGTGGCTCGACGGGCTTTCGTTCACCGGCATGCGCGAACGCTATCTGGAGCGCTTCGATCAGATCTCGATCGACTGCCTCAACGGCGACAAATACAAGACTGGAAAGCTGACGCCCGAGGGTGAATCCGACCCGAGCATCTTCTCGACCGAGTTCAACCGCGAGGGGATTCAGGTCGGCACTGCGATCGCATTGCTCACTCGTCGCGAGAAGTCGCATGGCGCTCAGAGTGTGAGTTTTCGCAATCTGTGGGGCAAGGAAAAACGGGCGCAACTTCTTGACGAGGCGGACAACAATCTCACGGCAAACTACGAAGGGTTGCATCCCGCGTTGGGACTGGGATTATCGTTTCAGCCCGGCGCTATCGAAACCAATTACCTTGCGTGGCCGCTCTTGCCGGAACTGTTTCCGGTGTCTTTTCCCGGCGTGAAGACGAGCCGCGATGACGTCGTCGTGGACATCGATAAGGAGCGGCTCATCGAGCGGATGATGCAATATTTCGATCCCAAACTTGACGATGCGGATATCCGAGCGATCATGCCGACCGCGATGACGAGTACGGCGCGATTCGACGCGAAGAAGACACGCCGATATCTTACTCAACGCGGCTTCATGCCGGAAAAGATTGTTCGGTTTTGTTACCGGCCATTCGATTATCGATGGCTCTATTGGGAGCCTGAGACGAAGCTTCTCGATGAGAAGCGCTCCGAATATTTTCCCAACATTTTCGACGGTAACATCTTCCTCTTCACTACCGGACGCACCCGCAAGGACTTGGCGGAGCCGGGTTTATCCCTACGGACTCTTAACGATCTGAATTGTATGGACAGCGGCGCCAGAGGTTTCGCTCTATATTTGAAAGAGAGCGATCGATCTCTGCTATCCGCAGACGCTCCGAAGCCGAACCTCAGTGAGTCGGCTATGCAATGTCTGGCATCAGCCAACGCGAACGAGACGACACTCTTCTACCATTGCGCGAGTGTTTTGGCTTCATCGTTCTATCGTCGGGACAATCTGGCTAGCCTGCGCAGCAATTGGCCGCGGATTCCCCTGCCAGCGTCGAAGGATGCGCTCGCTAGATCGGCCATCCTTGGGCGCGCGCTCGCAGGCTTGCTTGATCCCGAAAACTCCGTCGAGGGCGTCACCGTCGGAAAACTCCGACCCGAACTCGGAATAGTTGCCGCGATCTCCCGCGAAGGCGGCGGGTCGCTGAATCCAGATGTCGGCGATCTCGACGTGACTGCCGGCTGGGGCCATCGGGGCAAGGGCGGCGCCGTGATGCCCGGCAAGGGAAAGTTCATCGAGCGTGACTACACGACGAAGGAACGCGAAGCACTCGCCGCCGGCGCCTCCGCACTCGGCCTTTCCAACGAACAGATCATCGAATTGCTCGGCGATCACACAATGGATGTGTACCTGAACACTTTCGCCTTCTGGCGAAATATCCCGATCCGCGTTTGGGAGTACACGATCGGCGGCTACCAAGTGATCAAAAAGTGGCTCAGCTATCGCGAGCGCCAGATTCTCGGCCGCGCGCTCAAGATGGATGAAGCACGCGCGGTCACGGATATCGCGCGTCGCGTCGCCGCCCTTTTGCTGATGGAACCCGAACTGGACGCGAATTACGACCTCGTGAAAAAAGACCTGTACCCTTGGCCGGCTCCCGCAAGGAAAGCCGAAGCTTCGGCTCCGACGCCAGAGATAAAAAGTTTGCCGTCATAA
- a CDS encoding ribonuclease catalytic domain-containing protein, with protein MSIGEAQAKLAATGKYSGIIVEYLDDGRLRAAVALREYADQVVVAEGSGAERKIPRDLVLVRHPDRPATHENARELLAALKLEHERLAGELDLNLLWEIVQEDQRGRSATALAEIFFGHAAPVEIAVMLEALLNDRLYFVRRHMEFVPRSAEQVERLRTQHQRTRLRSEGGRQKRRLLASLLEDGPQSPIAEAAPLIEELTRYLENPFTRNRETATMLEAVAGELTPAEAAYEILERLGARPDGPRYALIGGLRTNFSAAATQEALNGATPRRAAGAAHRTVTIDDAETVEIDDALACETLPGGGFRVRVHIALVADFVAKGGPMDVEAAARGTTVYLPETTVRMLPDAVSTDRASLRAAAERHVLTTDVSLSATGEVTSYELYPELICVDARLTYDQADAIIADAAIETENAALLARLREATVILRERRRAAGARLIQRREPKVTVVGDQIDIRIIDPASPSRELVAELMVLSNYIAARLGADRGAPMIYRVQPNPMDNTLAQRARLSLYPEFHAGVGLECYVQASSPIRRYLDLVLQRQLIAITGEAPAPAYTREELMAVLAAAEAGEDEGRQLERRAKRYWTLIYLKRHALERPLEATVGRDGASAELDAYAVRGSLRGAPNLSANARVMVMVGRIDPVRGGLTLNYLETIMAAAEGAV; from the coding sequence ATGAGCATCGGCGAAGCGCAGGCGAAATTGGCTGCTACCGGAAAATATTCAGGAATTATCGTCGAGTACCTCGACGACGGCCGCCTGCGCGCGGCGGTGGCGCTGCGCGAGTACGCCGATCAGGTCGTTGTCGCCGAGGGCTCCGGCGCGGAGCGCAAAATTCCGCGCGATTTGGTGCTGGTCCGCCATCCGGATCGTCCGGCCACGCACGAAAACGCGCGCGAGCTGCTCGCCGCATTGAAGCTCGAGCACGAGCGGCTTGCGGGCGAACTCGATCTGAATCTGCTTTGGGAGATTGTCCAGGAAGACCAGCGCGGCCGCAGCGCGACGGCTCTCGCCGAAATCTTTTTTGGGCACGCCGCGCCGGTCGAGATTGCCGTGATGCTCGAGGCGCTGCTCAATGACCGGCTCTATTTTGTGCGCCGCCACATGGAATTCGTCCCGCGCAGCGCGGAACAGGTCGAGCGGCTCCGCACACAGCATCAGCGCACCCGCCTGCGCAGCGAGGGCGGCCGCCAAAAGCGCCGGCTGCTCGCTAGCTTGCTTGAAGATGGTCCGCAGTCGCCGATAGCCGAGGCTGCGCCGTTGATCGAGGAGCTGACCCGCTACCTCGAAAATCCATTTACGCGCAACCGCGAGACCGCAACGATGCTCGAGGCGGTTGCCGGCGAGCTGACGCCGGCCGAGGCCGCCTACGAAATTCTCGAGCGCCTGGGCGCGCGGCCGGACGGACCGCGTTACGCCCTGATCGGTGGCCTGCGCACCAACTTCAGCGCGGCCGCGACGCAGGAGGCTCTCAACGGCGCGACGCCGCGACGCGCGGCCGGCGCCGCGCATCGGACGGTCACGATCGATGACGCCGAAACCGTCGAGATTGACGACGCGCTCGCCTGCGAAACGCTGCCCGGCGGCGGCTTTCGCGTCCGCGTCCATATCGCATTGGTCGCCGACTTCGTCGCCAAGGGCGGTCCGATGGACGTCGAAGCCGCCGCGCGCGGAACGACGGTCTATCTGCCGGAGACCACGGTGAGGATGCTGCCTGACGCGGTCTCAACCGATCGCGCCAGTCTGCGCGCCGCCGCCGAACGTCACGTGCTGACTACCGACGTAAGCTTGTCAGCTACCGGCGAAGTGACCAGCTATGAACTCTACCCGGAGCTGATATGCGTGGATGCGCGTCTGACCTACGATCAGGCGGACGCCATAATTGCGGACGCCGCGATCGAAACAGAGAATGCCGCTCTGCTCGCGCGATTGCGCGAGGCGACCGTGATACTGCGGGAACGCCGTCGCGCTGCTGGCGCGCGGTTGATTCAGCGGCGCGAACCCAAAGTCACCGTAGTCGGCGATCAGATCGACATCCGGATTATCGATCCGGCCTCGCCCAGCCGCGAGCTGGTCGCCGAGCTGATGGTGTTGAGCAACTATATCGCGGCGCGCCTTGGCGCCGACCGTGGCGCGCCGATGATCTATCGAGTCCAGCCGAATCCGATGGACAACACACTCGCGCAGCGCGCGCGGCTCTCGCTCTATCCTGAGTTCCACGCCGGGGTCGGACTCGAATGCTATGTGCAGGCGAGTTCACCCATCCGGCGCTACCTGGATTTGGTTCTGCAAAGGCAGTTAATCGCGATAACGGGCGAGGCTCCCGCGCCGGCTTATACGCGGGAGGAATTGATGGCGGTGTTGGCCGCGGCCGAAGCGGGCGAGGATGAAGGACGCCAGCTTGAACGCCGGGCTAAACGCTACTGGACTTTGATCTATCTCAAGCGGCACGCGCTCGAGCGACCGCTTGAGGCCACGGTGGGCCGCGACGGCGCCAGCGCAGAATTGGACGCATACGCCGTGCGCGGCAGTTTGCGCGGCGCGCCGAATCTCTCGGCCAACGCTCGCGTGATGGTGATGGTTGGGCGGATCGATCCTGTTCGGGGCGGGCTGACGCTTAATTACCTGGAGACCATAATGGCGGCGGCGGAAGGCGCTGTTTGA
- a CDS encoding Zn-ribbon domain-containing OB-fold protein produces MADVPYQKPLPAITSLNRPYWEGLKRRELRMQRCDGCGRVWFPPAPLCPRCWSRQFTWAQLSGRGRVNSWVVFHQAYFKSYEHDLPYNVAEVELEEGPRLLTNLVGVANDDIRAGMAVEIVFDDVTDDIALAKFKPRPI; encoded by the coding sequence TTGGCTGACGTCCCGTATCAAAAACCGCTGCCCGCGATCACGTCGCTTAACCGGCCTTACTGGGAGGGCCTCAAGCGGCGTGAGCTGCGGATGCAACGCTGCGACGGTTGCGGACGGGTCTGGTTCCCGCCTGCGCCGCTCTGTCCGCGATGCTGGTCGCGGCAATTTACCTGGGCCCAACTCTCGGGACGCGGCCGCGTCAATTCATGGGTGGTCTTCCATCAAGCTTACTTCAAGTCCTACGAGCACGACTTGCCCTACAACGTCGCGGAGGTTGAGCTCGAAGAAGGCCCGCGCCTCCTCACCAACCTGGTCGGCGTCGCCAATGACGACATTCGCGCCGGCATGGCGGTCGAGATCGTCTTCGACGACGTTACCGACGATATCGCGCTGGCGAAGTTCAAGCCGCGCCCAATCTAG
- a CDS encoding helix-turn-helix domain-containing protein, giving the protein MQTESSHVMTVKELSDYLKVHPSTVYRQLKRGSLPAFKMGSDWRFNIESIDRWRLEQDSLKGDRELD; this is encoded by the coding sequence ATGCAGACGGAGAGCAGTCACGTAATGACGGTCAAGGAGCTTTCAGATTATCTCAAGGTTCATCCTTCGACGGTCTATCGCCAATTGAAACGCGGGAGCCTGCCGGCCTTTAAGATGGGCAGTGACTGGCGCTTCAATATCGAATCGATCGACCGGTGGCGGCTGGAGCAGGATAGCCTCAAGGGCGATCGCGAACTGGACTGA
- a CDS encoding LLM class F420-dependent oxidoreductase — protein sequence MKFGLFGINFGPCANPSIAATVARAAEEAGFESLWTGEHIVLPEPQAPPSPVPANTPFIDCAVSLAFIAAHTKRVKLGTGIVILPQRNPVVLAKELASVDVLSNGRLIFGIGVGYLKPEFDAIGAPFDHKGARSEEFLAAMIALWSMEQPEYHGRFVNFGGINAMPRPVQKPHPEIVFGGHTKEAYSRSARLAKGWFGFALDVGATVACIDGLKSACAAAGRKFEDLEISVCPRGRVDRDAAKRFADAGVQRLILLHGARDEAGILKAVADTQRELIGHV from the coding sequence ATGAAATTCGGATTATTCGGCATCAATTTCGGTCCTTGCGCTAATCCGTCGATTGCTGCAACCGTCGCGCGCGCCGCAGAGGAGGCCGGCTTCGAGAGCCTCTGGACGGGAGAGCATATCGTGCTGCCCGAGCCGCAAGCGCCGCCTTCGCCCGTTCCGGCCAATACTCCCTTCATCGATTGTGCGGTCTCCCTGGCGTTTATCGCCGCGCATACCAAACGCGTGAAGCTTGGCACCGGCATCGTCATATTGCCACAGCGCAATCCGGTTGTACTCGCCAAGGAATTGGCGTCGGTGGATGTGCTGTCGAACGGCCGCCTCATCTTCGGCATCGGAGTGGGCTACCTCAAGCCCGAGTTCGATGCGATCGGCGCGCCGTTCGATCATAAAGGCGCGCGCAGCGAGGAATTTCTCGCCGCGATGATCGCGCTCTGGAGCATGGAGCAGCCCGAGTATCACGGCCGTTTCGTCAACTTCGGCGGGATCAATGCGATGCCGCGTCCGGTGCAAAAGCCCCATCCCGAGATAGTTTTCGGCGGCCATACGAAAGAAGCCTATTCACGCAGCGCACGGCTGGCCAAAGGATGGTTCGGCTTTGCCCTCGACGTTGGGGCAACCGTCGCCTGTATCGACGGGTTGAAATCCGCCTGCGCCGCGGCCGGGCGAAAGTTCGAGGATCTTGAAATCAGCGTCTGTCCGCGCGGACGAGTCGATCGCGACGCCGCCAAACGCTTCGCCGACGCCGGTGTCCAGCGCCTGATTCTGCTGCATGGTGCACGCGACGAAGCGGGCATCCTCAAGGCTGTCGCTGACACCCAGCGTGAATTGATCGGCCACGTTTGA